A genomic stretch from Acetobacter ascendens includes:
- the hemW gene encoding radical SAM family heme chaperone HemW, which translates to MEQDALALYIHWPFCLAKCPYCDFNSHVRAEIPQVRFAQALRTELAHEANRLGRRRLTSIFFGGGTPSLMAPQTVANLIDDATSLFDAAPNLEITLEANPTSVEAERLKDFRQAGINRVSLGIQALNDEALHFLGRQHSATQALAALELARSLFPRITFDLIYARPNQSVAAWKTELETALQLVADHVSLYQLTIEPGTKFEALYRQGSFSLPDEETAAALYETTTAITHAHGLNAYEVSNYAKPGSESRHNLTYWHYGDYLGLGPGAHGRITLNGQLYATRRHRAPEPWAELVERTSSGQTSQEPLVPQERAREMLLMGLRLQEGIALSHFQARTGLQLIETLDPVILAAAVEEGYLIQTSTHLYATEEGRLRLEALLHALVL; encoded by the coding sequence GTGGAACAGGACGCACTCGCTCTTTATATTCACTGGCCTTTTTGTTTGGCCAAATGCCCGTACTGTGATTTCAACTCACACGTACGGGCAGAAATTCCACAGGTGCGCTTTGCGCAGGCACTCCGCACGGAGCTTGCGCATGAGGCAAATCGTTTAGGCCGCCGCCGCCTAACATCTATCTTTTTTGGTGGCGGCACACCCTCACTTATGGCCCCGCAAACCGTCGCGAACCTGATAGATGATGCCACATCTCTCTTTGATGCCGCTCCCAATCTTGAAATTACACTGGAAGCCAACCCAACCAGTGTAGAAGCTGAAAGGCTGAAAGATTTTAGGCAGGCCGGAATCAACCGTGTTTCCCTCGGCATTCAGGCCCTGAATGATGAGGCTTTGCATTTTTTGGGCCGGCAGCATTCCGCCACGCAAGCTTTAGCTGCGCTGGAACTGGCCCGCTCATTGTTCCCCCGTATTACGTTTGACCTGATTTACGCCCGCCCCAACCAGAGCGTGGCTGCATGGAAAACGGAGCTAGAGACAGCACTGCAACTGGTGGCAGATCATGTCTCGCTCTATCAATTAACCATTGAACCCGGTACCAAGTTTGAAGCCCTTTACCGGCAAGGCAGTTTTAGCCTGCCTGATGAGGAAACAGCCGCCGCACTTTATGAAACAACAACGGCAATTACGCACGCACATGGGCTGAATGCGTATGAGGTTTCCAACTACGCCAAACCGGGCAGTGAAAGCCGCCATAACCTGACATACTGGCATTACGGTGATTATCTGGGACTTGGCCCCGGCGCACATGGGCGCATTACGCTGAATGGCCAGCTTTATGCCACACGCAGACACCGCGCCCCCGAACCATGGGCCGAGCTTGTGGAACGCACAAGTTCAGGCCAGACATCTCAGGAACCACTTGTGCCGCAAGAACGTGCCCGAGAAATGTTGCTGATGGGCCTGCGTTTACAGGAAGGCATTGCACTCAGCCACTTTCAGGCACGCACAGGTCTACAACTGATAGAAACCCTAGACCCAGTTATTCTGGCTGCTGCAGTGGAAGAAGGCTACCTTATCCAAACTTCCACCCATTTATACGCCACAGAAGAAGGCCGATTACGGCTAGAAGCCCTACTACACGCACTGGTGCTTTGA
- a CDS encoding potassium transporter Kup produces the protein MTDPANKSAGSPPTGDQPHVASAPEPRRITEFDADQPQHAAAPVGFAALLGVLGVVYGDIGTSPLYAFRSTVEVISGHHQVAPWEILGVASLIFWTLILIVTVKYVILIMRADHNGEGGILAIMSLAQRVVVNQRTRWILGLVGIVGACLFFGDGIITPAISVLSAIEGVEVSVPAAHDFVIPVAILVIISLFSVQWIGTGKVGTIFGPIMLLWFGTLGVLGVMEILHHPAILMALSPTYALEFIFYHGKLSFLALGSVVLCVTGAEALYADMGHFGRAPIRYAWLFFVLPMLVLNYFGQAALVISDPKALANPFFLLCPHWMQGPMVVLSTFATVIASQAGISGGFSICRQLIQLGYMPRLRITHTNAEEEGQIYLPDFNRFLAVGAVLLVVAFRSSDALASAYGIAVTGTFICTSVLAIVVFHRHFNWPAWKVGAIFGGFLLLDSTFFAANALKIPDGGWVPVLLGCVLTLMMTTWKKGRSLIIARQRQDSLPMGSFIARLPQSRIIRVPGMAVFMTSTPDFVPPCLLHNLRHNKILHDHVLFVTVQNLDQPEAERGHRVAVEELAPDIYRIVLRYGFMEMPNIPRALEELKANGVDFDALQASYFTSRELITRSSVPRMSRWRMSIFLFMLRNSTSSMEFFRIPPDRVVELGVKVAI, from the coding sequence ATGACTGACCCCGCCAACAAATCGGCTGGTTCTCCCCCTACAGGAGATCAGCCGCATGTGGCTTCAGCGCCGGAACCGCGGCGCATTACGGAATTTGACGCCGATCAACCGCAGCACGCTGCCGCCCCTGTTGGCTTTGCCGCACTGCTGGGTGTGTTGGGCGTTGTGTATGGTGATATCGGCACCAGCCCACTTTACGCTTTCCGCTCTACTGTAGAAGTTATCTCCGGCCACCATCAGGTCGCTCCATGGGAGATTCTGGGCGTTGCCAGCCTGATTTTCTGGACACTAATCCTGATTGTCACGGTCAAATACGTCATTCTGATCATGCGGGCGGACCATAATGGTGAGGGCGGTATCCTTGCCATTATGTCTCTGGCTCAGCGCGTAGTCGTCAACCAGAGAACCCGATGGATATTAGGGTTGGTTGGTATTGTGGGGGCCTGTCTGTTTTTTGGTGATGGCATTATTACCCCTGCCATTTCCGTGCTTTCTGCCATTGAAGGCGTGGAAGTAAGCGTGCCCGCAGCGCATGATTTTGTGATACCCGTAGCCATATTGGTGATTATCAGCCTGTTCAGTGTGCAATGGATTGGCACAGGCAAAGTTGGCACCATATTTGGGCCAATCATGCTGCTGTGGTTTGGCACGCTGGGCGTGCTGGGGGTGATGGAAATTCTGCATCATCCAGCTATTCTGATGGCGCTTTCACCCACCTACGCGCTAGAATTCATTTTTTACCACGGCAAGCTTTCTTTCCTTGCCCTTGGCTCTGTCGTGTTGTGCGTAACCGGAGCAGAAGCTCTGTATGCCGATATGGGCCATTTTGGCCGTGCCCCTATCCGTTATGCATGGCTCTTCTTTGTATTGCCCATGTTAGTGCTGAACTACTTTGGACAGGCCGCACTGGTTATTTCTGACCCCAAAGCTCTGGCAAATCCCTTCTTTCTGCTGTGTCCACATTGGATGCAGGGACCAATGGTGGTGCTTTCCACCTTTGCCACCGTTATTGCCAGTCAGGCCGGCATTTCCGGCGGCTTTTCCATCTGCCGCCAGTTGATCCAGCTAGGCTATATGCCCCGGCTGCGCATTACCCACACCAATGCGGAAGAAGAAGGTCAGATTTATCTGCCAGACTTCAACCGCTTCCTCGCCGTAGGGGCAGTTCTGCTGGTGGTAGCCTTCCGCAGTTCCGATGCCTTGGCCTCCGCCTATGGTATTGCGGTAACAGGCACGTTTATCTGCACTTCCGTTCTGGCCATTGTGGTTTTCCACCGTCACTTCAACTGGCCTGCATGGAAAGTGGGAGCCATATTTGGCGGCTTCCTCCTGCTGGACAGCACCTTCTTTGCTGCCAACGCCCTTAAAATTCCTGATGGCGGTTGGGTGCCGGTGCTGCTTGGCTGTGTGCTGACCCTGATGATGACCACATGGAAAAAAGGCCGCAGCCTTATTATTGCCCGCCAGCGGCAAGACAGCCTGCCCATGGGGTCCTTCATTGCCCGGCTTCCGCAGTCCCGCATCATTCGTGTGCCCGGCATGGCTGTGTTCATGACCAGCACGCCCGACTTTGTGCCCCCGTGCCTGCTGCATAATCTGCGCCATAACAAAATCCTGCATGATCACGTGCTTTTCGTAACCGTGCAGAACTTGGATCAGCCAGAAGCAGAACGCGGCCACCGTGTGGCTGTGGAAGAACTGGCGCCAGATATCTACCGCATTGTGCTGCGCTACGGGTTTATGGAAATGCCCAACATCCCCCGCGCGCTGGAAGAACTGAAAGCGAACGGCGTGGATTTTGATGCTCTTCAGGCATCCTATTTCACATCCCGCGAACTCATTACCCGCTCTTCTGTTCCCCGCATGTCGCGCTGGAGAATGTCTATCTTCCTGTTCATGCTCCGCAACTCTACTTCCAGCATGGAATTCTTCCGTATTCCGCCGGATCGTGTTGTGGAACTGGGTGTGAAAGTGGCTATCTGA
- a CDS encoding YggS family pyridoxal phosphate-dependent enzyme, giving the protein METPSTLPSSVLADRLAAVRQNIDAAAHAAGRDSASVTLVAVSKFHPLSSVQEALAAGQRVFGENRVQEAASKFPALRATYPDLRLHLIGGLQTNKARDAVRIADVIESLDRPELAEALAKAADKEGRLPELLIEVNTGDEPQKFGVPREKADNFIRTCRQQFGNKLQGLMCIPPATQDPVPHFRLLRSMAQEHGLPVISMGMSADYPQAIAEEATLVRVGTAIFGPRPPSP; this is encoded by the coding sequence ATGGAAACACCATCCACCCTTCCCTCATCTGTTCTGGCGGACCGGCTTGCTGCCGTTCGCCAGAATATTGACGCAGCAGCACACGCAGCAGGCCGGGATTCCGCCTCTGTTACGCTGGTTGCCGTTTCCAAATTCCATCCGCTTTCCAGCGTGCAGGAAGCCCTTGCCGCAGGCCAGCGTGTGTTTGGAGAAAACCGGGTGCAGGAAGCCGCCAGCAAGTTTCCCGCCCTGCGGGCAACTTATCCTGATCTCCGATTACACCTGATTGGCGGCCTGCAAACAAACAAAGCGCGTGATGCGGTACGCATTGCCGATGTGATAGAAAGCTTGGATCGGCCGGAACTGGCAGAAGCTCTGGCCAAAGCAGCCGATAAAGAAGGCCGTCTGCCTGAGTTGTTGATTGAGGTCAACACAGGTGATGAGCCCCAGAAATTTGGCGTCCCGCGTGAAAAAGCAGATAACTTTATCCGCACCTGCCGCCAGCAGTTTGGGAACAAACTGCAAGGGCTGATGTGCATTCCGCCCGCCACGCAAGACCCAGTGCCGCATTTCAGGCTTTTGCGCAGTATGGCGCAGGAACATGGGCTTCCTGTTATTTCCATGGGAATGTCTGCTGATTACCCACAGGCCATTGCCGAAGAGGCAACTCTTGTGCGTGTTGGCACCGCAATTTTCGGTCCGCGGCCACCTTCTCCCTGA
- a CDS encoding NAD(P)H-quinone oxidoreductase, which yields MPAPSLLPSTMKAICFTQTGAPNVLHLETIQVPQPGRGEVLIRVMAAGVNRPDIMQRKGLYPPPPGASPRLGLEIAGEVVAHGLPQDGVTMPAIGSRICALANGGGYAEYCLVPAGQCLPWPEGFNAIEAAALPETFFTVWSNLFMPTMLPKDARVLIHGGSSGIGTTAIQLVKAFGGTPFATAGTDEKCALCEQLGAKAINYKTEDFAERIAELTKGEGVNVILDMVGGPYFERNLKSLAFDGKLIIIALQGGAKAEQANLVRIMTHRLIVTGSTLRPRDSASKARIAQDLKAKVWPLLTNRTIRPLIHQTFPLAQAASAHQAMEDGHHLGKIILTVDSLAV from the coding sequence ATGCCTGCTCCCTCCCTTCTGCCTTCCACCATGAAAGCCATCTGCTTTACGCAAACAGGTGCGCCGAATGTTTTGCACCTGGAAACCATTCAGGTTCCACAGCCAGGCCGAGGCGAAGTGCTGATACGTGTGATGGCTGCTGGCGTAAACCGGCCAGATATCATGCAGCGCAAAGGGCTTTATCCACCTCCGCCCGGAGCCAGCCCAAGATTAGGGCTGGAAATAGCAGGGGAAGTTGTTGCACACGGTCTACCGCAAGATGGCGTAACAATGCCTGCCATAGGAAGCCGCATATGCGCCCTAGCAAATGGGGGCGGATATGCAGAATATTGTCTTGTACCTGCTGGGCAATGTTTGCCTTGGCCAGAAGGTTTTAATGCCATAGAGGCAGCCGCCCTACCGGAAACTTTTTTTACCGTGTGGTCCAACCTTTTTATGCCCACCATGTTGCCCAAAGATGCACGCGTATTGATTCATGGTGGCAGTAGCGGCATTGGCACAACGGCTATTCAGCTTGTTAAAGCTTTTGGTGGCACGCCTTTTGCAACAGCCGGAACGGATGAAAAATGCGCTCTGTGCGAACAACTGGGCGCAAAAGCCATTAACTACAAGACGGAAGACTTTGCCGAACGCATTGCGGAACTCACCAAAGGCGAAGGCGTAAATGTTATTCTTGATATGGTGGGGGGCCCCTATTTTGAGCGAAATCTCAAAAGCCTCGCCTTCGATGGCAAACTCATCATTATCGCACTGCAAGGTGGCGCAAAGGCCGAACAGGCCAATCTGGTTCGGATTATGACACATCGGCTTATTGTAACAGGCAGTACGTTGCGCCCACGTGATAGCGCCAGCAAAGCCCGCATTGCACAAGACCTTAAGGCAAAAGTTTGGCCTTTGCTGACCAACCGCACAATACGCCCTCTTATCCATCAAACTTTCCCATTGGCGCAGGCTGCATCTGCACATCAGGCAATGGAGGATGGGCACCATTTGGGTAAAATTATCCTAACAGTCGATTCTCTTGCAGTATAA
- a CDS encoding ABC transporter substrate-binding protein, protein MPSLLTRLCCSTLLIAGFSSFAVPSVMARSVTDMSGHTVEIKDDHPPIAGLWFAHNEISVMLGAADRIRVSAENPVDSPWLFKVAPVMKNAHTGVRPDTASAENLLALNIGLAFVPTAAKAEELRRMGVPTLCAEYTTLPQMLKSMDMTAQALDTSEASKAAQSYKQDMEATLKQLSTRLANVPAKDRPRVLHIARLNPLQIDGTDTLIDAWIQTAGGLNAATVSGNHRPVSFEQIAVWNPDVIIIGASTGMPNAASPLKSLTAFKNGRAWINPRGVFAWDRYGAEELLQLQWVAQKLHPDLFTDTDMHKATQAFYRKFFHYSLTDQEADLILAGKPPAL, encoded by the coding sequence ATGCCTTCATTACTGACACGCCTTTGCTGCTCTACCCTACTCATTGCAGGTTTTAGCTCTTTTGCAGTCCCTTCCGTCATGGCGCGTAGCGTTACGGATATGAGTGGGCATACTGTTGAGATCAAGGACGACCACCCACCCATTGCAGGCTTATGGTTTGCTCATAACGAAATTTCTGTCATGCTAGGGGCGGCAGATCGCATCCGGGTTTCTGCTGAGAACCCAGTAGATAGCCCTTGGTTGTTCAAGGTGGCGCCTGTCATGAAAAATGCCCATACCGGCGTGCGGCCTGATACCGCCAGCGCAGAAAATCTGCTGGCTCTCAACATCGGTCTGGCTTTTGTACCAACAGCCGCAAAGGCAGAAGAGCTGCGCAGAATGGGTGTGCCCACTTTATGTGCAGAATATACAACTCTGCCGCAAATGCTGAAATCCATGGACATGACAGCCCAAGCACTGGATACGTCAGAAGCCTCCAAGGCTGCTCAGTCTTACAAACAGGACATGGAAGCAACGCTTAAGCAATTAAGCACTCGCTTGGCCAATGTGCCAGCCAAAGATCGCCCACGTGTTTTGCATATTGCGCGCCTGAACCCGTTGCAGATTGATGGCACAGACACGCTGATAGATGCTTGGATACAAACCGCTGGCGGGCTAAATGCCGCTACGGTTAGCGGTAACCATCGGCCTGTTTCTTTTGAGCAGATTGCTGTGTGGAACCCGGATGTTATTATTATTGGCGCTTCCACAGGCATGCCTAATGCGGCTTCTCCTCTAAAATCTCTGACCGCTTTCAAAAACGGGCGGGCATGGATAAACCCACGAGGCGTATTTGCATGGGACAGATACGGTGCGGAGGAACTGCTACAACTCCAATGGGTTGCGCAAAAACTGCACCCAGACCTTTTTACAGATACGGATATGCACAAGGCCACACAGGCCTTTTATCGCAAGTTCTTCCATTACTCTTTAACAGATCAGGAAGCTGATCTTATTTTGGCAGGAAAACCGCCCGCTCTATAA
- a CDS encoding gluconokinase, which translates to MPQNASASPTDSTLSTQPAAQGITRHLLVVMGVCGSGKSTVAEGLHNELGWPWLDADSLHAPSNIEKMAQGIPLTDEDRQGWLTRCHAWLAEKQKAETGGILACSALRRVYRDQLRQDGVKPLFIYLSADTSILSQRLKNRPDHFMPTSLLPSQIQTLEPPQADEQALTFSVLPEPAEVIAEILTRLRTLPSNM; encoded by the coding sequence ATGCCACAGAATGCTTCTGCCTCCCCCACAGACAGCACACTCTCTACCCAACCGGCGGCACAGGGTATTACCCGGCATCTGCTAGTTGTTATGGGCGTATGCGGGTCTGGCAAAAGCACTGTGGCAGAGGGACTGCATAATGAGTTGGGATGGCCTTGGCTGGATGCAGACAGCCTGCACGCTCCCTCCAATATTGAAAAAATGGCCCAGGGCATTCCGCTCACAGATGAAGACCGCCAAGGCTGGCTCACACGATGCCATGCTTGGTTGGCAGAAAAACAAAAAGCCGAAACAGGAGGTATTCTTGCCTGTTCTGCTCTCCGCCGTGTTTACCGTGATCAACTCCGGCAAGATGGCGTAAAACCTTTATTTATCTATTTAAGCGCAGATACTTCTATTTTATCACAAAGGCTGAAAAATCGGCCAGATCACTTCATGCCAACCTCTTTACTTCCCAGCCAGATACAAACATTGGAACCACCGCAGGCAGATGAGCAAGCACTTACTTTTTCCGTGCTGCCTGAACCGGCCGAAGTGATTGCTGAAATTCTAACACGCTTGAGAACTCTTCCCTCCAACATGTAA
- the rpiA gene encoding ribose-5-phosphate isomerase RpiA → MTATPPDPAAAFKQQAAIKAASLVQDGMAVGLGTGSTTKFVVSELGRRVREEGLRICAIPTSSATEKQAKEEGIPLTTFGEHPELDIAIDGADEIDPCTLNLIKGLGGALLWEKIVASAAKQFVVVADASKYVEHLGAKCPLPVEVIPFGWENVARQLGVLGAHVTPRRNRDGSFYLTDEKNLIMDCVFGPMMEPEKLGRSILEIVGVVEHGLFLHMACQTITAGPEGIRVLTPQQD, encoded by the coding sequence ATGACCGCAACACCGCCCGACCCCGCCGCTGCCTTTAAACAGCAGGCTGCCATCAAGGCCGCATCCCTTGTGCAGGATGGCATGGCAGTTGGCCTTGGCACGGGTTCTACCACCAAATTTGTTGTTTCTGAACTCGGCCGCCGTGTGCGGGAAGAAGGGCTGCGTATCTGTGCCATTCCCACATCCAGCGCTACAGAAAAGCAGGCCAAAGAAGAAGGTATTCCCCTCACCACTTTTGGGGAACATCCTGAACTCGATATCGCCATAGACGGGGCAGATGAAATTGACCCCTGCACCCTGAACCTTATCAAAGGGTTGGGTGGTGCACTATTGTGGGAAAAAATAGTCGCCTCTGCCGCAAAGCAGTTTGTTGTGGTGGCCGATGCTAGCAAATATGTAGAGCATCTGGGTGCAAAATGCCCCTTGCCGGTAGAGGTTATTCCTTTTGGCTGGGAAAATGTTGCACGCCAGTTAGGCGTATTGGGCGCGCATGTCACGCCACGGCGTAACCGTGATGGCTCTTTCTATCTGACTGATGAGAAAAACCTGATCATGGATTGCGTATTTGGCCCCATGATGGAGCCCGAAAAACTGGGCCGCTCCATTCTGGAAATTGTTGGCGTGGTTGAACACGGACTGTTCCTGCATATGGCATGCCAGACCATTACTGCGGGGCCAGAAGGCATACGCGTCTTAACTCCGCAACAGGATTAA
- the pgl gene encoding 6-phosphogluconolactonase: protein MTEQNTATGALHISATRDSLMHDLADWLVKQTLQRPEAPFRIALSGGSTPQHLYRLMTEEPYVSRFPWQRMQFFLGDDRFVPHDHADSNYGMMRRLLFSRVPVPAENIFPMPDKGTAEQAAKEYEATLKQIYRGDALQAGKPLFDVNLLGLGTDGHTASLFPDQPVLQERTAWVAPCVPPVAPHTRLTLTYPAIHASRYVIFLVEGADKKEAVTRVRAQDPACPASAVTSAGDLIWFLDQPAAPAPQN, encoded by the coding sequence GTGACAGAACAGAATACCGCCACCGGTGCCCTGCACATTTCTGCAACACGAGACAGCCTGATGCATGATCTGGCTGATTGGCTTGTAAAGCAGACACTACAGCGCCCGGAAGCACCTTTCCGCATTGCCCTTAGTGGAGGCAGCACACCGCAGCACCTTTACCGTCTGATGACAGAAGAACCCTATGTCAGTCGCTTTCCGTGGCAGCGCATGCAGTTTTTTCTGGGGGATGACAGATTTGTGCCGCACGATCATGCAGACAGCAATTATGGCATGATGCGCCGCCTGCTGTTTTCCCGCGTGCCTGTGCCCGCAGAAAACATTTTTCCTATGCCAGATAAAGGCACAGCGGAGCAGGCTGCCAAGGAATATGAAGCAACCCTGAAACAGATATATCGGGGGGATGCTCTTCAGGCAGGCAAACCTCTTTTTGACGTAAACCTACTGGGCTTGGGCACAGATGGCCATACAGCCTCACTTTTCCCCGATCAACCGGTGTTACAGGAACGTACTGCATGGGTTGCCCCTTGCGTGCCCCCTGTTGCCCCTCACACACGCCTGACACTGACATACCCGGCCATTCATGCCAGCCGGTATGTTATTTTTCTGGTAGAAGGGGCTGATAAAAAAGAAGCCGTTACCCGCGTAAGAGCCCAGGACCCCGCCTGCCCCGCCAGCGCCGTTACCAGTGCAGGAGATCTGATCTGGTTTTTAGATCAGCCAGCCGCTCCAGCACCGCAGAACTAA
- a CDS encoding HAD family hydrolase: protein MTDNGQNGLNPGRPPASRIRLVVSDMDGTLLTPEKQVTRHSIAAIQTLKQAGVPVCLVSSRPPGGMEMYFDVLGLHTPYGALNGGTIFNADRTIRSRLSLDPEAVQETLDMLKVHDIEAWLFRGHEWLVTNATGAYVEPEAKAVRMTPTAVPSFDDYRQDVGKVTGSSADYEALMRQELEIGQLLEGRASVARSCQCFLDITPKDANKGYALRQLASFYNIPIEEVACIGDMNNDVPMLSIGGLSIAMGQSKPEVAETAHFVTAPNSEDGWAKAIEQFVLPRVAPLSDSSAGKTVS, encoded by the coding sequence ATGACAGATAACGGACAGAACGGACTCAACCCGGGCCGTCCGCCTGCCTCCCGCATCCGCCTTGTTGTGTCTGATATGGATGGCACGTTGCTTACGCCTGAAAAACAGGTCACGCGCCATAGCATTGCCGCTATCCAAACTCTCAAACAGGCCGGTGTGCCTGTTTGTCTTGTCAGCAGCCGCCCTCCGGGTGGAATGGAAATGTATTTTGATGTGCTGGGCCTGCACACGCCTTATGGCGCGCTAAACGGTGGCACCATTTTTAATGCAGACCGCACAATCCGCTCTCGCCTTTCATTAGACCCAGAAGCAGTTCAGGAAACACTGGATATGCTGAAGGTGCATGACATTGAGGCTTGGCTGTTCCGTGGGCACGAATGGTTAGTAACCAATGCAACCGGCGCTTACGTAGAACCCGAAGCAAAAGCCGTGCGTATGACGCCCACAGCAGTGCCATCGTTTGATGATTACCGGCAGGATGTTGGCAAGGTAACTGGATCTTCTGCTGATTATGAAGCTTTGATGCGTCAGGAGTTGGAGATCGGGCAATTGCTTGAAGGCCGGGCTAGCGTGGCCCGCTCCTGCCAATGCTTTTTAGATATCACCCCCAAAGATGCCAACAAGGGCTATGCCCTGCGCCAATTGGCCAGCTTTTATAATATCCCCATAGAAGAAGTGGCCTGCATTGGGGATATGAACAACGATGTGCCCATGCTCTCCATTGGTGGGCTTTCTATCGCCATGGGGCAGTCAAAACCGGAAGTGGCAGAAACGGCACATTTCGTAACCGCGCCCAATTCGGAAGATGGCTGGGCCAAAGCTATAGAACAATTTGTATTGCCCCGTGTGGCTCCTCTTTCAGACTCCTCGGCAGGAAAGACAGTATCGTGA
- the gnd gene encoding phosphogluconate dehydrogenase (NAD(+)-dependent, decarboxylating) yields MQIGIVGLGRMGGNIAVRLTRYGHDVIVYDRDTAMVEKTVARAEAGRAVAATNLADVVEKLNGPKKIVWSMLPAGAITEETVMALAGLMQKGDIVIDGGNTYYKDDIRRAKLLAEKGIDYIDVGTSGGVWGLDRGYCMMYGGPREAADYIDPILTSLAPGIGDIPRTSGRDRADLDPRAEQGYLYCGPAGSGHFVKMVHNGIEYGMMQAFAEGFDVMYRKDSPLLAEDERFSLNMADIAEVWRRGSVVSSWLLDLTAQALAKNGELSEFSGEVSDSGEGRWTIEAAIEESVPVPVMTAALFTRFRSRSGNTFAEKVLSAMRFGFGGHVENKN; encoded by the coding sequence ATGCAGATTGGCATTGTTGGACTGGGCAGAATGGGCGGCAACATTGCCGTCCGCCTGACACGGTACGGGCACGACGTTATTGTTTATGACCGCGATACCGCAATGGTGGAAAAAACTGTTGCCCGCGCAGAAGCCGGTCGTGCTGTTGCCGCCACCAACCTTGCCGATGTGGTGGAAAAGCTGAACGGACCCAAAAAAATTGTATGGTCCATGCTTCCGGCTGGGGCCATTACGGAAGAAACCGTAATGGCCTTGGCTGGCTTGATGCAAAAAGGCGATATCGTTATTGATGGTGGCAACACCTATTACAAGGATGATATCCGCCGCGCCAAATTACTGGCTGAAAAAGGCATCGATTACATTGATGTCGGCACATCTGGCGGTGTGTGGGGTTTGGACCGTGGCTACTGCATGATGTATGGCGGCCCGCGTGAAGCCGCTGACTATATTGACCCCATTCTGACCTCTCTGGCCCCGGGAATTGGTGACATTCCACGCACCTCTGGCCGTGATCGTGCAGATCTCGACCCCCGTGCAGAGCAAGGTTACCTTTACTGTGGCCCTGCCGGATCAGGCCATTTTGTTAAAATGGTTCATAACGGTATTGAATACGGCATGATGCAGGCCTTTGCTGAGGGCTTTGACGTGATGTACCGCAAGGACTCACCGCTGCTGGCAGAAGATGAACGCTTCTCCCTCAACATGGCAGATATTGCCGAAGTCTGGCGCCGTGGCAGCGTTGTATCTTCCTGGTTGCTGGACCTTACCGCGCAAGCTCTGGCCAAAAATGGTGAGCTTTCTGAATTCAGCGGTGAAGTAAGTGATTCTGGTGAAGGCCGCTGGACAATTGAAGCCGCTATTGAAGAATCTGTGCCTGTACCGGTTATGACAGCCGCACTGTTCACGCGCTTCCGTTCACGCAGTGGCAATACATTTGCAGAAAAAGTGCTATCTGCCATGCGCTTTGGCTTTGGTGGCCACGTAGAAAACAAGAACTAA